In the Candidatus Polarisedimenticolia bacterium genome, CTGTTCACGAACTACACCGTCACCGGGATCAACTGGTCGGTCAATCTCGGCGGGACCGAGACCTTCATCACCGGGTCCGGCACCTACCGGATCGGCGGCGAGTTCGCGCTGCAGCAGGAGCTGACGCTCGACCTGAAGGTCGGGGACAACAAGGTCGAGCGCTTCACCAGCGGTCTCGTGACCGGCCCGGCCCCCTTCCCGGTGATCGCGATCACGATCTCGATCAACAACCAATACTGTTTCGACACCGTCTTCAGAATCCATGCGTCGCCCGTCCCCGCCGACCAGGTCACTCCCTACCGGCTGACGGAGAAGAGTACCTTCCAGCGCGGCTGCTTCGAGATGTGTGACTGTGTCATCGGTCCGCTGTTGCCGATCAAGGGGAACTTCGCCCTGGTTTCCCTCGCGTCGGAGGCGCCCTTCAGACAGTTCGCCGTGGTCGACGTCCGCTGGCTCGTGCAGCGGAGTCCCCTGGCCACCACGTCCTCGGGGACGCCGATCCGGGGGGCCGGCTTCTACACGTTCGGCGGGGACGGGGCGTCGCAGCAGCGCCTGTCGCTCCTGCTCTCCGTGGGCCGGGAGGAGCCGGCGCGCTACGACAGCGGCTGGATCGCGGGCGGCGACGCCTTCCCGCTCATCGACGCCCTCCTGTCGCAGAACGGCTCGAGGTGCTTCGACACGCAAATCGACGTCCACGCGGAGCCGCGCCCGACTCTCATCAGGCGCCCTCCGTTCCCGGACGCCACCGCGCCGTAGAATGTCCGACCCATGGGGAAGGCGCCTGGGGCCGGCGCGGCTGTGGAAGCGGCCGGCCCCGGGCTGGCCCGGGAGCCTGCCCGAATCCTCGGGCAGGCTCCTAGCCTTCGTACTTGAACGAGACCTTCAGCTTGGCGCGGTAGGCCTCGACCTTGCCGTCCTTGATCTGCATGTCGAGCGTGGCCACCTCCGCGACCCTCAGATCCCTGAGGGTCTGCGAGGCGCGCTTGACGGCCGCGGCCGCCGCCTTTTCCCAGGACTCGCTGCTCGTTCCGACCAGCTCGATGATCTTGTAGACGCTTTCGGCCATTCGGTCCTCCTCCGGGCCGCCTGCTCCCGGCGATTGAATGCGGTCCTCGGGCGGTCGATCCGCAGCGAGGCCGTGCGCCTGCAGCCTACACCGGGAACCGCTCTTCCGGTGCCCGGGGATTCACCCCGGCGACATCCGTGTTTTCCCGCCTGCCAATCAGGTGATCACCTGAAAGACTCGCGGACGCCGACGGCGTATATCTGCCGCGAAATTGAGTGGCCGCGTGTCGCGTCGAGCGTCCCACAACCTAAGGGAGGAGTGAGGCCATGAGCCAGCGGTGCATTGGATCGATCCTTCGAAGTCTTCCGTACGGCATCGCCGCAATCCTCATGCTGATCGCCGGACCTGCGGCGACGATACGAGCGGCCGAGCCGTCCAGCGGCACGCTCAGCGGCAGCAACGACGAGGCGACCTGGACGGGCACCTTCTACGCCCCCAATCCAGCCGCCTGCGCGACGAGCTCCGATCCGCTGTGCGATCACTTCCGCCTGACCATCGACGGCGGCTCGATCCGGCGGGTCCTGATCGCCATTTCGCCCGAGGCGGGGTTCGAAGACGACGACTACGACCTGTTCGTCTACGATGACCAGGGGGTCCTGGTCGCGAGCCAGGCGGACGGCGACGGCAACGAATCGGTCGTGATCGAGAACACCAGTTCGACGTTCTACGAAGTGCGGGTGCAGCCGTTCCTCATCACCCCCGGCTCGACCTACCGGGGCGTCGCCATGAAGACCCGCGAGCAGGCGGTCGACGCCGACGGGGCCGATTGCCTCGAGGCGGTCCCGTCGGACGCCGGCGTCCCCGGGGTGACCGACGCCGGGCAGTCCATCGAGCTCTCCGTCATGCTGCTCCTCGACGGCACCGACGCGACCGTCGCCGGACAGCTGATGGCGCGCGCCGCCGAGTCGTACGCGCCGCTCGGCATCAACCTGGTCCTGAAAAAAACGAAGGCCGTCTCCTACACGTCCTCGGTCTCGGAGGACCTCATCGCCGCGGCCAAGGCGACGGTGGGCGGGGTCCCCCCTCGGGGGATCGATCTGGTCGGCGTATTCACGACCAAGGAGATGCAGGCCATCGCCGGCGGCGCGACGGTGGTCGGGCAGGCCGACTGCATCGGCGGCGTCCGCTTCGACGAGCATTCGTTCTTCGTCGTCAGCGACATCCGCTCGATCGAGGATCCGCAGACCGGGACGACCGGCACGCTGAACGCTCTGGGCCTCAACCCCAACGTCGATGCGACGGCCGAAGTCATGGCGCACGAGATGGGGCACCTGATGGGGGCGCACCACCACTACGCCAATTGCGTGGAGGGGAACCTGTCGAGCGCCGGCCCCAACGATCTTTCCCCGTGCACGCTGATGTTCAACGCGGTCAACTTCGCGTCGCTGAACTTCGGAGTCCTCAGCGGGGCGGTCGTCCGCGGGCACGCGGTAGGGTACGCGGCCCCCTGAGCGCCGGCGGTCCTACGTCAACCGGATGACGACCGTGGTGGTGCAGAGCTTGTGGGATTTGTCACATAAATTATAGTAAATAGGTGGCTTAGTCTAGTTCGTTGAGCCGACCCCGGACCCCCGCCCGGGGTCGGCCGCTGTCTGCAACAACCTCCGCACCACCATGAGGTTGCACGAAACGGCCCCAGGTTCGATATTGGGAGGCGTATCACCTCGGGGGTTGGTGTGACCGGAAAGCAGATCTGCCGGGCGCTCGAGACCATGATGAACGAGGGGGCCGGCTTGGAGAAGATGCTGGCCGCCGCGGTCGACCACCTGCACCGATCCAATCCGAGGTTTCACTGGACGGGCATCTACGAGCTGTATCCCGACAGCGTCCTGCGGCTGGGACCGTTCATCGGCGCCCCCACCGATCACGTCTTCATCGCCGTGGGCCGCGGGATCTGCGGCACGGCGGTGGCGGAGAAGCGCAACATCGTCGTCCCGGACGTCTCGAAGGCCCCCAACTACCTGGCCTGCTCGACGTCGACGCGCTCGGAGCTGGTCGTTCTGATCCGCAAGGGGGACCGGATCTTCGCGCAGATCGACATCGACAGCCACGACCTGGACGCCTTCGATGCGGCCACCGTCGCCGAAGTGGAACAGGTGGCCGATTACCTGGCCGGAGCCTACCTCAAGACGGTGGACCCGTAATGGGTGCCGCGTCCCGGAACGCCCGCAAGGCAGCCGACCCCGACCTCTCCGAGAGCGCCCACGAGCGGAAGGTCGCCGAAGGCGAACGGCGTCTGCGCTCGCTCGACGAGAGGCTGAGAGTCCTCGAGCGGGAGCGGCAGAAGCTCTCCGCGCTCCTGCACCACACGGACGCGGGCTTCGTCTCCTTCGACTCGTCGCTCCGGGTGGTCTGGGCCAACGAGATGTTCGGCAGGCGGTTCGGCGGCGCGAACGACGCGGGCTCGATCCTCGGCAAGGCCTGCAACTCGATCCTGTGCGTTCGTCCGGAGCCGTGCGAGGAGTGTCCCGCCGCGCGGGCCTTCACCTCCGGAACGGTGGCCCACCATGAGATGCGGCTGGAGACGGGCGGGGGATCCCGGGACATCTACGTCACGGCGATGCCCATCCGATCGCTGGCCGGGGCGGTCGATGAGTCGATCGTCATGCTGCAGGACGTGTCGGACCTGAGGGTCCTGCGCCAGAGCGAGGCCCGCAAGGGGGCCATCCTGGACACGGCCCTGGACGCCATTCTCACCATCGATCATCTCGGGAAGATCACGGAGTTCAACCGGGCCGCGGAGCAGATGTTCGGGTATGCGCGGGCCGAGGCGATGGGCCGGGAAATGGCGGAGCTCATCATCCCGGAGAACCTGCGCGGGAAGCACCGGGCGGGGCTGGAGCGCACCGTCCGGACGGGGGAGAGCCGGATGGCGAACCGCCGTCTGGAGATGACCGCCATGCGCCGGGACGGGACCGAGTTCCCCGTGGAGATCATCATCACGCGGATCCCGCTGCCCGGGACACCCTTGTTCACGGGCTACGTCCGCGATCTGAGCGAGCGCCGGAAGGCCGAGGAGGCCCTGCGCAAGAGCGAGGAGCAGCTGCGCCAGTCGCAGAAGATGGAGGCGGTCGGGCTGCTGGCCGGCGGGATCGCGCACGACTTCAACAACCTCCTGACCGTCATCGGCGGGCGCTGCGACCTCCTGCGCCTGCGCCTTGCCCCGGACGACTCGACGCGGAGGGAGCTCGAGGTCATCAAGGACGCTTCGGCGCGCGCCACGGCGCTCACCCACCAGCTCCTGGCGTTCAGCCGCCGTCAGGTGCTGGCGCCGAAGGTCCTGAATCTCAATTCGGTCATCAGCAATCTCCTGCCGATGTTGCAGCGCCTGATCGGCGAGGACATCAACCTCGGGACGAAGCTGGGCCCGGATCTCGGGCACGTCAAGGCCGACCCGGGACAGATCGAGCAGGTGGTCATGAACCTCGTCGTCAACGCCAGGGACGCCATGGCGCAGGGCGGGAAGCTCCTCATCGAGACCCAGAATGCCGACGTCGACGAGGCCTATGCCCGGCAGCACGTTCCGACGCAGCCGGGCCGTTACGTCCTGCTGGTGGTCAGCGACAACGGGACGGGGATGAACCGCGACACGCAGACCCGCATCTTCGAGCCGTTCTTCACCACCAAGGAGCAGGGGAAGGGGACGGGGCTGGGCCTGGCGACCGTCTATGGGATCGTGAAGCAGAGCGGCGGCTACATCTGGGTCTACAGCGAAGTGGGACACGGAACGACGTTCAAGATCTACGTGCCGCGCGTGGACGAGGCGATCGCGCCGGACAGGCCGCCCAGGGCGCCGATCCAGGCGTCGGGGGTGTCCGAGACCATCCTGCTCGTGGAAGACGAGGAGATCGTCCGCTCCCTGGCGCGGGAGATCCTCGAGACACGCGGCTACAAGGTCCTCGAGGCGCAGGGAGGCCGCGAGGCTCTCCAGATCTGCGAGCGGTACGACGACGTCATCCACCTCGTGCTCACCGACGTCGTCATGCCCGAGATGAGCGGCCGGGTGCTGGCCGGACACTTGGCGAAGGTCCGCCCGGCGGCGAAGGTGCTCTACATGTCGGGGTACATGGGGGATGCCATCGCCCGGCACGGCATGCTCGAGGCCGGGGTGGCCTATCTCCAGAAGCCCTTCACGATCGAGTCGCTCACGCAGAAAGTCCGTGAGGTCCTGGATCGGCCGGCCCCGTGAGTCTTCAGAACCGGCGGATGAACCCGGCCAGCACCACGTAATCCGCGAACGCGGCGTCCCCCTGGCCGCCGTCTTCGATGTCCGGGACGCTCCTGACCCTGTCGCGGTGCAGCGCCCAGGGAACCATCAACGAAACGGTGTAGGAGCCCTTGCTGTAGCTGAAGCCCGGCTCGACGGAGGTGGCGTAGCCCGGGCGGCGGAAGCCGTGGCTGTCGCCTATCAGGTCGTGAGTCGGAATCCCCTCCATGCGTCCACCCAGGCTCAGCCCGATGTGCTGCGTGGGAAACCAGGTCACGCCCCCCCGGTAGAGGTACTGGTCCGCGACGGACATGATCTCCTCTCCGGCGCCGCTCCGGTAGGTCGCGACGCCGTTCTTGCCTTCGGGATTGATCAGATACGTCCCGGTGACATAGAGCGCGCCTTTGTTCTTGGCGAAGCGGTAGAAA is a window encoding:
- a CDS encoding PAS domain S-box protein, producing the protein MGAASRNARKAADPDLSESAHERKVAEGERRLRSLDERLRVLERERQKLSALLHHTDAGFVSFDSSLRVVWANEMFGRRFGGANDAGSILGKACNSILCVRPEPCEECPAARAFTSGTVAHHEMRLETGGGSRDIYVTAMPIRSLAGAVDESIVMLQDVSDLRVLRQSEARKGAILDTALDAILTIDHLGKITEFNRAAEQMFGYARAEAMGREMAELIIPENLRGKHRAGLERTVRTGESRMANRRLEMTAMRRDGTEFPVEIIITRIPLPGTPLFTGYVRDLSERRKAEEALRKSEEQLRQSQKMEAVGLLAGGIAHDFNNLLTVIGGRCDLLRLRLAPDDSTRRELEVIKDASARATALTHQLLAFSRRQVLAPKVLNLNSVISNLLPMLQRLIGEDINLGTKLGPDLGHVKADPGQIEQVVMNLVVNARDAMAQGGKLLIETQNADVDEAYARQHVPTQPGRYVLLVVSDNGTGMNRDTQTRIFEPFFTTKEQGKGTGLGLATVYGIVKQSGGYIWVYSEVGHGTTFKIYVPRVDEAIAPDRPPRAPIQASGVSETILLVEDEEIVRSLAREILETRGYKVLEAQGGREALQICERYDDVIHLVLTDVVMPEMSGRVLAGHLAKVRPAAKVLYMSGYMGDAIARHGMLEAGVAYLQKPFTIESLTQKVREVLDRPAP
- a CDS encoding dodecin family protein, yielding MAESVYKIIELVGTSSESWEKAAAAAVKRASQTLRDLRVAEVATLDMQIKDGKVEAYRAKLKVSFKYEG
- a CDS encoding zinc-dependent metalloprotease family protein, encoding MSQRCIGSILRSLPYGIAAILMLIAGPAATIRAAEPSSGTLSGSNDEATWTGTFYAPNPAACATSSDPLCDHFRLTIDGGSIRRVLIAISPEAGFEDDDYDLFVYDDQGVLVASQADGDGNESVVIENTSSTFYEVRVQPFLITPGSTYRGVAMKTREQAVDADGADCLEAVPSDAGVPGVTDAGQSIELSVMLLLDGTDATVAGQLMARAAESYAPLGINLVLKKTKAVSYTSSVSEDLIAAAKATVGGVPPRGIDLVGVFTTKEMQAIAGGATVVGQADCIGGVRFDEHSFFVVSDIRSIEDPQTGTTGTLNALGLNPNVDATAEVMAHEMGHLMGAHHHYANCVEGNLSSAGPNDLSPCTLMFNAVNFASLNFGVLSGAVVRGHAVGYAAP
- a CDS encoding GAF domain-containing protein, whose product is MTGKQICRALETMMNEGAGLEKMLAAAVDHLHRSNPRFHWTGIYELYPDSVLRLGPFIGAPTDHVFIAVGRGICGTAVAEKRNIVVPDVSKAPNYLACSTSTRSELVVLIRKGDRIFAQIDIDSHDLDAFDAATVAEVEQVADYLAGAYLKTVDP